In Roseicyclus marinus, the genomic window CTGGCGCGGCCACAGGTCTTTGCGATCTACATCCTTTTGTCCCTGAGCGGGGCCTTTGCGGCGGGTCTTTTGTTCCAGATCTGGGTTTCGATCTAGGTCCGCGCCGCGCGCAAAGTCAGAAAATATGCAATTGAAACAGTTTCTTGCGCAGTCCCTTCGGGGGCTGGGTCGATGCCCTGTGCATTGTCACAAACCTGTTACAAAACTGTTGAATAAGCGTCACCGAACACGACTAGGCAGCGGGTCAAGGACGGTTGCCGTCCGGAACAGATATCAGGAGAAGTCATGTCTCACCTCAAGCTTTCCACGGCTGTCATCGCGGTTCTCGCGGTTTCCGCTGTCGCCGCTTCGGCCCAGACGCGCAGCAACGTTCAGGTCGCCGGTTCCTCGACCGTGCTGCCCTATGCCAACATCGTCGCCGAAGCCTTCGGCGCGGAAACCGACTTCGCGACCCCCGTCGTTGAAGGTGGCGGTTCCTCGACCGGCCGTCGCATGCTGTGCGAAGGCGTCGGCGAAGGCACGATCGACATCGCCAACTCGTCCTCGCTGATGAGCGCGACCGAGCGCGAAACCTGCATGGCCGCAGGCGTCACGCCGATCGAAGTGCGCTTTGGCTATGACGGCATCGTCTTTGCCTCGGACATCAACGGCCCCTCCTTCGCGTTCGAGCCGATCCACTGGCACATCGCGCTGGCCGCCGAGCATTTCATCGATGGCGCGCTGGTTCCCAACACGCTGACCACCTGGGCCGAAGTGGCCGCCGTCGCCCAGTCGCTGGGTGTCGCAGGCGACCTGCCCGACCAGGAAATCAACGCCTTCATCCCCGGCACCAACCACGGCACCCGCGAAGTCTTTGACGAGCGCGTTCTGCTGGACGGCTGCGAGCAGGGCGGCTTCTTTGACGCGATGATCGCGGCTGGCGTCGACGAAGACACCGCCGAGGAAGCCTGCATGGCTGTCCGCACCGATGGCCGTTCGGTCGACATCGAAGGCGATTACACCCAGACGCTGGCCAACCTCGACTCGACCCCCACGGGCGTCGGCGTCTTCGGCCTGTCCTTCTACGAGAACAACACCGACCGTCTGCAGGTTGCGACCATGTCCGGCGTCACCCCCTCGACCGAGACCATCTCGGTGGGTGAATACCCGGTGTCGCGTCCGCTCCAGTTCTACGTGAAGCAGGAGCATATCGGCGTGATCCCCGGCCTGCTGGAATTCGTCGAATTCTTCATCTCGGACGAGATCGCAGGCCCCGGCGGCCCGCTGTCCGAATACGGCCTGGTGCCCGACCCGGCGCTGGCGGAAACGCAGGCGATGGTCGCAGCGCTGCGCTGAACCGAGCTTGATCCAGACGACCGGGCGGCCCCTGACAACGGGGGCCGCCCATCCCACCTGAGGGCGGATCTGTCGCCCGATACGAGATCGAAAGTCTTCCGATGGGCGCTGTGCTGACCTTTCCCCTGGTTCTGCTGATCGTGACGGCGCTGGCCGTTGCGGGCTACATCCTCGGACGCGGACGGGCCGCGCGCATCGCCGCCGCCGCCCCGCGCACGCTGCATTCGCGCCCCAATCAGCACGGCTGGCACGTGGTGTTCGCCACGGCGGCCCCGGCGCTGATCTTCATCATGGTCTGGGCATTCGGCTCGGGCGTGGTGTCCAACATCTATGTCGGCAATGTCATTCCGGACGACCTGGTCGATGTGCAGGTTCCCTTTCAGCAACGCGAAGGCCTGACCGACCGCGAGATCGAGATCCGCGAAGACGTGCTGCGCACGCAGTTCGTGGCCTCGGTCAAGGGGCTGGCTGTGGCCATTGACGGCTATATCGCCAACGGCAATGCGACCGAGGCGGATATCGAGCGGTGGCGCGCCGATCTTGCGCCCCTGCAGGAGCGGCTGCGCGCCGACGGTCAGGTCGTGGGCGCGAGCATCACGCAAGGTATGCTGACGGTTGCGCAGGATTTGCGCGGCTTCAACCGCGCCATTGCCACCATCGGGCCCATCGCCGCGCTGGCGCTGGCGCTGATCGGTTTCGGCCTGTCGCTGCGTGCCATTTCCGCCGAGTTCCGTGCCCGCATCGCGGTCGAGCGCTGGATCCTCGGCTTTCTTGTCTTTGCCTCGACCATGGCGATCCTGACCACCATCGCCATCCTGTCGGCTATCACCGTCCCCTCGATCACTTTTTTCCGGGAATACGGGCTGTTCAATTTCCTGTTCGGCATGGCCTGGGCGCCTGCGGGCGACGTTGTCGGCATTCCGGAAGGGCGCGACGGGGCCTACGAATCCGTTCTGGGCTTTTTGCCGCTGATCTGGGGCACGCTCTACATCTCGCTGGTCGCGCTTCTGGTGGCGGTGCCGCTGGGATTGCTGGCGGCGGTCTACCTGTCGGAATTCGCGTCGAAATGGGTCCGCGCCTGGGTCAAGCCCGCGCTCGAGATCCTCGCGGGCGTGCCGACCATCGTCTATGGTATCTTTGCGCTGATCACGATCGGCCCCTTCCTTCAGGCGGTCGTGGGCGCGACGGTCATGCCCAATACCGTGTCGGTCATGACGGCGGGTGTGGTGATGGGCATGATGCTGGTGCCCTTTGTCTCGTCCCTGTCCGATGACGTGATCAACGCCGTGCCGCAGGCGATGCGCGATGGCTCGCTGGGGCTGGGGGCCACGCAGGCCGAAACGGTGACCAAGGTGATCCTGCCCGCAGCCCTGCCCGGTATCGTCGGCGCGGTTGTTCTGGCCGCGTCGCGTGCCATCGGCGAGACGATGATCGTGGTTCTGGCCGCAGGCGCGCTGTCGAATGTGCAGGGGCTGGAGCCCAACCCCTTTGGTGCGGTCGTCACGGTCACGACGCGGATCGTCGCGGTTCTGACCGGCGAAGGGTCGGGCTTTGACTCCATCGACGTGCTGGCGGTCTTTGCGCTCGCCTTCACGCTGTTCTTCATCACGCTGGGCCTGAACCTTGTCGCCCAGCGCATGGTCGCCAAATACCGGGAGCAGTACGACTGATGTCCGACGCCAGCCTGTCCGGGGCCAAGCCTGCGCCCAAATCCTCGTTGCTGACGCAATCGGCGCTGGTGCGCAAACGCCACCGTGCGGGCGCGACCCTGCGCTGGCTGGGGCTGGGCGCGATTTCCGTGGTCCTGTTCTTCCTGGCGGTTCTGCTATGGTCCATCGTGTCGCGCGGTGTGCCGGCGCTGTTCCAGTACCAGGCGCAGATCGAGCTGTATTACGATCCCGCGATCCTGAACCCCGATGGCGGTCCGGTCGACCCGGAAGAGATCGGGGGCATCAACCTGCGGACCGGGTTCGAGCGGGGGATCTTCACCAATTCGCTGCGGATGACGCTGGAAAACGCAGGTATAGACATCGAAGGCACGGTGGAACGCCGCTGGGTGGTCGAGGCGCTGAACGCGCTTGATGCCGTGGGTCTGACCGGCGGGGCCGAGGTGATCGCGGGCGCAGGCGCGCCGGGTGATGCGGCGCGCGTTCTGGGGCAGGCGGGCAGCGCCTTGCGGGCTGCGGCCAGCGCCTTGGGCGGGGATGACGCGGCGGCGGCGGAGGCTGCGCGCGACACGGCCGCCGAGGCGCTTGGCACGGCGGGCTTTGCGCAAGCGGCCGAGGTCGTGGCCGCCATCGACGCGGCGGGCGGGGCCGATGCTGTCGCGGCGCTGAACGCGACGGGCTATCAGCAGGCGCTGCTGGATGCGGCGGGCGCGTTGCGCCAGCCCGGCGAATTCGACGATGCGGCGCTGTCTTCGCTGATCTACGCCACCAACCGCCGCGATGTGCGTGACCGCCTGGTCGAAAACCCCGATCTGGTCGGCACGACCGAATCCGTGGGCGTGCCCATCGACATCGCCGTCACACGCTACCTGTCGGGCGAATTGACCGGGATCGGCACGGCGCAGATGCCGCCCGGTTTCGACATCGGACAACTGGCGCTGGTCGATGCGATGGAAGATGCGGGCCTGATCGACAACGCCTTTCGCTGGCATTTCTTCATCAATCCCTATTCGCAAAGCGGCGAGATCGCGGGGATCGGTCCGGCGCTGATGGGGTCGGCCTACATGATGCTGGTCGTTCTGGTCTTCTCGCTGATCTTCGGGGTCGCGGCCTCGATCTATCTCGAGGAATTCGCGCCGAAGAACAAATTCACCGATTTCATCGAGATCAATATCGCCAACCTTGCCGCCGTGCCGTCGATCGTTTTCGGTATCCTTGGCGCGGCGATCCTGTTCACGCTGATGGACCTCGGCTTTGGCAATTCGATCCGGGGCACGGCGCTCTTGGGCGGGATCGTCCTGTCGCTGATGACGCTGCCCACGATCGTGATCGCCACACGCGCGGCGCTGAAGGCCGTGCCGCCCTCGATCCGGGATGCGGCGCTGGGCGTGGGTGCGTCCAAGGTGCAGATGGTGTTCCACCACAAGCTGCCGCTGGCCGCCCCCGGCATCCTGACCGGCACGATCATCGGCATCGCGCAAGCATTGGGTGAAACCGCGCCGCTTCTGCTGATCGGCCTGTCGGTGTCGACCGGTGCGGCGCTGTTGTCCTCGCCCTTCTCGGGCGGCCTGCTGGAGCAGGCGCAGTCGATGCCGACCGTGGTCTATCTTTTCGCCCAGAACCAGGACGCGCCGGTGCGCGAGGGCCTCGCGCAATCCGCGATCCTGGTGATGTTGCTTTTGCTCTTTGCCCTGAACATCCTTGCGATCCTCCTGCGGCGCAAGTTCGAGCGGAGGTGGTAAAGCCGATGGAGGATGCCAACATGAACGACATGCGGATGACGGAGCGCGGCGTGAATACCAAGGACATCAAGATCGAGGCCCGCAAGGTGCAGGTCTTTTACGGCGCGAACCACGCCATCAAGGACGTGGATGTCGATATCGAGGACAAGACCGTCACCGCCTTCATCGGGCCGTCGGGCTGCGGGAAATCCACCTTTCTGCGCTGTCTGAACCGGATGAACGACACGATCGACATCTGCCGGGTCGAGGGGGATATCATCCTCGACGGCGAGGATATCTACGACAAGCGCGTCGACCCGGTGCAGCTGCGCGCCAAGGTTGGCATGGTGTTCCAGAAGCCCAACCCGTTCCCCAAGTCGATCTATGACAACGTGGCCTATGGCCCCAAGATCCACGGCCTGTCGCGCAACAAGGCGGAGCTGGACGAGATCGTCGAAAGCTCGCTGCGGCGCGCGGCGCTGTGGAACGAGGTGAAGGATCGTCTGGATGCGCCGGGCACCGGCCTGTCGGGCGGTCAGCAGCAGCGCCTGTGCATCGCGCGCGCGGTGGCCACCAGCCCCGAGGTCTTGTTGATGGACGAACCCTGTTCCGCGCTCGATCCGATCGCGACGGCGCAGGTCGAGGAATTGATCGACGAATTGCGGCAGAGCTATTCGGTGGTGATCGTGACCCATTCGATGCAGCAGGCCGCCCGCGTCAGCCAGAAGACCGCGTTCTTCCATCTCGGGAACCTCGTGGAATTCGGCGAAACCTCCAAGATCTTCACCAATCCCGAGGATCCGAGGACCGAAAGCTACATCACCGGCCGGATCGGCTGAGGCAGTAAGAACAGGGCAGGTATCATGGCGCATTCCGAACATATCGTTTCCGGCTTCGACCGCGATCTGGAGGGGATCCAGGCGCAGATCATGCGCATGGGTGGCCTGGTCGAGGAAGCCATCGCCAAGGCGACCGAGGCGCTGGAAACCCGCGACCTGGAGCTGGCGCGCGCCGTCCGCGCGGGCGACAGGGCCATCGACGCGCTGGACGAAAGCGTCAACGACGAGGCCGCGCGCATCATCGCGCAGCGCCAGCCCATCGCGTCGGACCTGCGCACCGTGCTGACCGTGTTCCGCGTGTCGACGAACCTCGAACGGATCGGGGATTACGCCAAGAACATCGCCAAGCGCACCGAGACGATCATCGACCAGCCCCCGGTCAACGGCACGGGCGCCTCGTTGCGGCGGATGGCGCGGCAGGTCGAGCTGATGCTCAAGGACGTGCTCGACGCCTATATCCAGCGCGACGTGGCGCTGGCCGCCGATGTGCGCGCCCGCGACATCGACGTGGACCAGATGTATTCGGCGCTGTTCCGCGAATACCTGACCTTCATGATGGAGGATCCGCGCAACATCACCACCTGCATGCACCTGCATTTCATGGCCAAGAACATCGAGCGCATGGGCGACCACGTGACCTCGATCGCCGAGCAGGTGATCTACCTGGTGACCGGCGACATGCCCGAGGATGACCGCCCCAAGCAGGATCGCACCGCGCATGACGCGGGCGAGCCCAAGTAAGGAGCGGGGCGATGGCTGGCGAACCGCTGGTGCTTGTGGTCGAGGATGAACCGGCGCAGCGCGAGGTGCTGGCCTATAACATCCAGGCCGAAGGGTTCCAGGTGATGACCGCCGAAGCGGGCGACATCGCGCTGGAAATGGTGCGCGAGACGCCGCCCGACGTGATCGTGCTGGACTGGATGTTGCCGCATGTCTCGGGGATCGAAGTGTGCCGCCAGCTCAAGATGGGCACGGACACCGCGCGCATCCCGATCATCATGCTCTCGGCCCGGTCCGAAGAGGTGGACAAGATTCGGGGTCTGGAAACGGGCGCGGATGATTACGTGACCAAGCCCTATTCGGTGGCGGAATTGCTGGCGCGGCTGCGCACGCAATTGCGCCGGGTGCGGCCCGCGACCGTGGGCGAAAGGCTGGAATTCGAGGATATCCTGATCGATCTGGCCGAGCACCGCGTCTATCGCAACAAGGAACAATTGAGCCTCGGGCCGACCGAATTCCGCCTGCTCACGGCCTTCATGGAACGCCCCGGAAGGGTCTGGAGCCGCGAGCAATTGCTCGACCGGGTCTGGGGGCGGGACATCTATGTCGACAGCCGGACGGTGGATGTGCATGTCGGCCGGCTGCGCAAGGCGTTGAAGGCAGGCGATCACGGCGACCCGATCCGCACGGTGCGCGGCGCGGGTTACGCGCTGGGGTGACCGGGGCCGCCGTGCTGCCGGAAACGGGCGATATCCTGCATCTGGCCGAACCCCTGAAGGGCGTTGCCGATCTGGGCGACCCTGGGGTCGCGCTGTTCCTGTCCGGGGCGGGCGACAGGCTGGCGCATCTGGTGCGCTCTGACGGGCAGGCGGCGCTGGTGGAGGCCGTGGCCGAAACCCGGCCCGATTACGTGTTGATCGGCGGTCTGCCCGACCCGGCCCTGTTCGAGCGGCTCTGCGCGGTGATGCGGAGCGCCACGCTGGGGGTGATCGTTCTGGGCAGGGATGGATTGCCCGATGGCGTGCAGGACATGACGCCCACACGGATCGAGCTTGCACCGCTGGACCCTGCCTGCGGGTTGAACGGCTTTACCCTGCATCTGCGCGCGTTGATGCGGCGCTGCCGCCCGGTGGCGCTGGCCGGGCGGCGCTGGGTGGGCGGCATCGTGCTGGACGAGGCGGGGTTGACCCTGTCGGACGGGACGGGCCAGGCGACCCTGTCGCTCGAGGATATGCGGCTTATCGGGCCCTTGTTCGATGCGCCCGGCAAGGTCTGGTCGCGCGAGGCGCTGCTCGGGATGGCCTATGGCGCGCAAACGATGAACGGGTTGCGGACGGTCGATGTGAAGCTGAACCGGGCCAGGCGGCGGTTGCGCGCGGCGCTGGGGCAGGATCCGGTGCGCAGCGTCAGGGGCGAGGGCTATATCCTTGATCCTGCAACAGGTTGACCCGCGCCCCGGCGCGCGTCATCCCTGAGGCCATCGCCGAGGAGGGCCAAGATGCAGACCGAGCATGCCACCACCCATGACGCGCTGGAAGATCCGCGCAATGCCGACATCCTGATCTACGTCAACGGCGCGCTGAAGCCGCGGGCCGAGGCGACCGTGTCGGTCTATGACAGCGGGTTCCTGTTGGGCGACGGCATGTGGGAGGGGATGCGGCTTTACGACGGGGTCTGGGCCTTTTTCGAAGAGCACATGGATCGCTTTTTCGACAGCTGCAAGGCGGTCGGTCTGGACGTGGGGACGGACCGTCAGGGGATCTTCGAGGCGCTGGAAAAAACGCGTCTTGCCAATGGGATGGTCACGGATGTGCATTGCCGCATGATGCTGACGCGGGGGGTGAAGGTGCGCCCCTTCCAGCATCCGTCGCTGTCGCGCTCGGGGCCGACGCTGGTGATCATCATGGAACATTCCAAGCCCGTGGACCGCTTGGCGAGCGCGGGCATAAGGCTGGCCACCGTCCCGCAGGTGCGCGGTTTGCCGATGAGCCAGGATGCGAAATACAACAGCCATTCCAAGCTGAACTGCGTTCTGGCCTGTCTTCAGGCGGAACAGGCGGGCGCGGACGAGGCGCTGATGCTGGACCCGCATGGGTTCGTGAACACGACGAATGCCTGCAATTTCTTCATCGTGCGGCGGGGGGAGGTTTGGACCTCCACGGGCGATTACTGCATGAATGGCGTCACGCGGCAGAAGGTGATCGACCTGTGCCGGGCCGATGGCATTCCGGTCTTCGAAAAGAACTTTTCGCTTTTCGAGGTCGCGGGTGCGGAGGAGGCATTTCTGACCGGAACCTTCGGCGCGCAGACGCCGGTGGCCGCGATCGACGGCAAGCCCGTGGGCGACGGATCGCGGCCGGTGACGGCGCGGATACAGGCGCTCTACAAGCGGGCTTTGGCCGAGTATGTCGCCGCCAAACAG contains:
- a CDS encoding PstS family phosphate ABC transporter substrate-binding protein, encoding MSHLKLSTAVIAVLAVSAVAASAQTRSNVQVAGSSTVLPYANIVAEAFGAETDFATPVVEGGGSSTGRRMLCEGVGEGTIDIANSSSLMSATERETCMAAGVTPIEVRFGYDGIVFASDINGPSFAFEPIHWHIALAAEHFIDGALVPNTLTTWAEVAAVAQSLGVAGDLPDQEINAFIPGTNHGTREVFDERVLLDGCEQGGFFDAMIAAGVDEDTAEEACMAVRTDGRSVDIEGDYTQTLANLDSTPTGVGVFGLSFYENNTDRLQVATMSGVTPSTETISVGEYPVSRPLQFYVKQEHIGVIPGLLEFVEFFISDEIAGPGGPLSEYGLVPDPALAETQAMVAALR
- the pstC gene encoding phosphate ABC transporter permease subunit PstC; translated protein: MGAVLTFPLVLLIVTALAVAGYILGRGRAARIAAAAPRTLHSRPNQHGWHVVFATAAPALIFIMVWAFGSGVVSNIYVGNVIPDDLVDVQVPFQQREGLTDREIEIREDVLRTQFVASVKGLAVAIDGYIANGNATEADIERWRADLAPLQERLRADGQVVGASITQGMLTVAQDLRGFNRAIATIGPIAALALALIGFGLSLRAISAEFRARIAVERWILGFLVFASTMAILTTIAILSAITVPSITFFREYGLFNFLFGMAWAPAGDVVGIPEGRDGAYESVLGFLPLIWGTLYISLVALLVAVPLGLLAAVYLSEFASKWVRAWVKPALEILAGVPTIVYGIFALITIGPFLQAVVGATVMPNTVSVMTAGVVMGMMLVPFVSSLSDDVINAVPQAMRDGSLGLGATQAETVTKVILPAALPGIVGAVVLAASRAIGETMIVVLAAGALSNVQGLEPNPFGAVVTVTTRIVAVLTGEGSGFDSIDVLAVFALAFTLFFITLGLNLVAQRMVAKYREQYD
- the pstA gene encoding phosphate ABC transporter permease PstA, which encodes MSDASLSGAKPAPKSSLLTQSALVRKRHRAGATLRWLGLGAISVVLFFLAVLLWSIVSRGVPALFQYQAQIELYYDPAILNPDGGPVDPEEIGGINLRTGFERGIFTNSLRMTLENAGIDIEGTVERRWVVEALNALDAVGLTGGAEVIAGAGAPGDAARVLGQAGSALRAAASALGGDDAAAAEAARDTAAEALGTAGFAQAAEVVAAIDAAGGADAVAALNATGYQQALLDAAGALRQPGEFDDAALSSLIYATNRRDVRDRLVENPDLVGTTESVGVPIDIAVTRYLSGELTGIGTAQMPPGFDIGQLALVDAMEDAGLIDNAFRWHFFINPYSQSGEIAGIGPALMGSAYMMLVVLVFSLIFGVAASIYLEEFAPKNKFTDFIEINIANLAAVPSIVFGILGAAILFTLMDLGFGNSIRGTALLGGIVLSLMTLPTIVIATRAALKAVPPSIRDAALGVGASKVQMVFHHKLPLAAPGILTGTIIGIAQALGETAPLLLIGLSVSTGAALLSSPFSGGLLEQAQSMPTVVYLFAQNQDAPVREGLAQSAILVMLLLLFALNILAILLRRKFERRW
- the pstB gene encoding phosphate ABC transporter ATP-binding protein PstB, encoding MNDMRMTERGVNTKDIKIEARKVQVFYGANHAIKDVDVDIEDKTVTAFIGPSGCGKSTFLRCLNRMNDTIDICRVEGDIILDGEDIYDKRVDPVQLRAKVGMVFQKPNPFPKSIYDNVAYGPKIHGLSRNKAELDEIVESSLRRAALWNEVKDRLDAPGTGLSGGQQQRLCIARAVATSPEVLLMDEPCSALDPIATAQVEELIDELRQSYSVVIVTHSMQQAARVSQKTAFFHLGNLVEFGETSKIFTNPEDPRTESYITGRIG
- the phoU gene encoding phosphate signaling complex protein PhoU, whose translation is MAHSEHIVSGFDRDLEGIQAQIMRMGGLVEEAIAKATEALETRDLELARAVRAGDRAIDALDESVNDEAARIIAQRQPIASDLRTVLTVFRVSTNLERIGDYAKNIAKRTETIIDQPPVNGTGASLRRMARQVELMLKDVLDAYIQRDVALAADVRARDIDVDQMYSALFREYLTFMMEDPRNITTCMHLHFMAKNIERMGDHVTSIAEQVIYLVTGDMPEDDRPKQDRTAHDAGEPK
- the phoB gene encoding phosphate regulon transcriptional regulator PhoB; the protein is MAGEPLVLVVEDEPAQREVLAYNIQAEGFQVMTAEAGDIALEMVRETPPDVIVLDWMLPHVSGIEVCRQLKMGTDTARIPIIMLSARSEEVDKIRGLETGADDYVTKPYSVAELLARLRTQLRRVRPATVGERLEFEDILIDLAEHRVYRNKEQLSLGPTEFRLLTAFMERPGRVWSREQLLDRVWGRDIYVDSRTVDVHVGRLRKALKAGDHGDPIRTVRGAGYALG
- a CDS encoding winged helix-turn-helix domain-containing protein, yielding MTGAAVLPETGDILHLAEPLKGVADLGDPGVALFLSGAGDRLAHLVRSDGQAALVEAVAETRPDYVLIGGLPDPALFERLCAVMRSATLGVIVLGRDGLPDGVQDMTPTRIELAPLDPACGLNGFTLHLRALMRRCRPVALAGRRWVGGIVLDEAGLTLSDGTGQATLSLEDMRLIGPLFDAPGKVWSREALLGMAYGAQTMNGLRTVDVKLNRARRRLRAALGQDPVRSVRGEGYILDPATG
- a CDS encoding aminotransferase class IV, with the translated sequence MQTEHATTHDALEDPRNADILIYVNGALKPRAEATVSVYDSGFLLGDGMWEGMRLYDGVWAFFEEHMDRFFDSCKAVGLDVGTDRQGIFEALEKTRLANGMVTDVHCRMMLTRGVKVRPFQHPSLSRSGPTLVIIMEHSKPVDRLASAGIRLATVPQVRGLPMSQDAKYNSHSKLNCVLACLQAEQAGADEALMLDPHGFVNTTNACNFFIVRRGEVWTSTGDYCMNGVTRQKVIDLCRADGIPVFEKNFSLFEVAGAEEAFLTGTFGAQTPVAAIDGKPVGDGSRPVTARIQALYKRALAEYVAAKQG